One stretch of Nicotiana tabacum cultivar K326 chromosome 18, ASM71507v2, whole genome shotgun sequence DNA includes these proteins:
- the LOC107819258 gene encoding aquaporin TIP1-1-like, translated as MEEKLKVNRGGGELKSTGAFTLCSGLSVWNALVFEIVMTFGLVYTVYATAIDPKKGDLGVIAPIAIGFIVGANILVGGAFDGASMNPAVSFGPALVSWTWTHQWVYWAGPIIGAGLAGVVYELFFINHSHEQVPSAEY; from the exons ATGGAGGAAAAACTGAAGGTAAATCGTGGGGGTGGGGAACTGAAG AGCACAGGGGCATTTACATTGTGTTCTGGATTATCAGTATGGAATGCCTTAGTATTTGAGATTGTGATGACTTTTGGGCTTGTTTACACTGTTTATGCCACTGCTATTGACCCAAAAAAGGGAGATTTGGGTGTGATTGCTCCAATTGCCATTGGTTTCATTGTCGGGGCCAACATTCTTGTTGGTGGGGCCTTTGATGGAGCCTCAATGAACCCTGCTGTTTCTTTTGGGCCTGCTTTGGTTAGCTGGACTTGGACTCATCAGTGGGTTTACTGGGCTGGGCCCATAATTGGTGCTGGGCTTGCTGGTGTTGTCTATGAACTTTTTTTCATCAACCACTCTCATGAGCAAGTGCCTAGTGCTGAGTATTAA
- the LOC107779661 gene encoding protein FAR1-RELATED SEQUENCE 5-like — translation MKNYSVMHKFQFRVKRSSHRSCKWHFKATSINDSAMFKIRSFSRQHTCCLMDETFIQRKRTAAVLGSMVVPKYCDPKTVYTPKDIQTDMLSEHGLNLSYMQAWRAKEKVLQFLRGNSCDSYNKLPKYFYILEKNYPGSVVKLKKAADDCFLYAFVALCTSINGWQHCRPVVVVDGTFLKSAYRGIMLTASTMDAAGTIFPLAYAVVDSENDASWKWFFEQFKEAYGERPSMCVVSDRHESILKATSVVYPGLAHYSCMWHIWTNIRSKFKKGHLQLHELYFATARSYTMDEFNERMLKIEEVDLRVKSYLYDIGYHRWSRVHATVNRTFTMTSNIAESLNAVTKDARELPIFDLFEYMRTLLERWTKEKLSKAKGTFTYLGHKYNKELEDNSTLSQKLRVRASTDHIHNMLDGVKRYIVCLENKKCSCGQFQLDELPCAHALAALRHRNETYENYCSPYYTRKSLMLTYEMPVNPLPDEGKWEVPQHILDEVVKPPAGDKRQPGRPHKERYKTFDEIKSKKYKVSCGNCGGEGHNKRTCKNAPKKK, via the exons ATGAAGAATTATTCAGTGATGCACAAGTTCCAGTTCAGAGTAAAAAGATCCAGTCATAGAAG CTGTAAATGGCATTTCAAGGCAACGTCAATTAATGATTCGGCAATGTTCAAGATAAGAAGTTTCAGCCGTCAACACACATGCTGCCTAATGGACGAAACATTCATACAGCGCAAACGTACTGCAGCAGTACTTGGTAGCATGGTCGTTCCAAAGTATTGTGATCCTAAGACTGTTTACACACCAAAGGACATACAAACTGACATGTTATCCGAACATGGACTGAACCTAAGCTACATGCAAGcatggagagcaaaggaaaaagTTTTACAGTTTTTGAGAGGGAATTCGTGTGACTCCTACAACaaattacccaaatatttttatattcttgagaagaattatcctggtTCTGTTGTTAAATTGAAGAAGGCAGCAGATGATTGCTTCTTATACGCATTTGTTGCTCTTTGTACATCAATAAATGGTTGGCAACATTGTAGGCCGGTAGTAGTGGTTGATGGGACATTCTTAAAGTCAGCCTACAGGGGGATTATGCTGACAGCAAGCACCATGGATGCAGCAG GTACTATTTTTCCCTTGGCATATGCTGTGGTTGATTCTGAAAACGACGCGTCTTGGAAgtggttctttgagcaattcaaggaGGCATATGGTGAAAGACCTTCAATGTGTGTTGTTTCAGATAGGCATGAGAGTATACTGAAGGCAACATCAGTTGTCTATCCGGGATTGGCACACTACTCTTGCATGTGGCATATATGGACAAATATAAGGTCAAAATTCAAGAAGGGACATCTACAATTACATGAATTGTACTTTGCTACAGCACGGTCATACACTAtggatgaatttaatgaaaggatgTTGAAGATTGAAGAGGTAGACCTGCGTGTAAAGTCTTACCTATATGATATTGGCTATCATAGATGGTCAAGAGTACATGCAACGGTAAATAGAACTTTTACTATGACGTCAAACATTGCCGAGTCATTGAATGCTGTAACAAAAGATGCAAGAGAGCTTCCAATATTTGATCTATTTGAGTATATGAGGACTCTTCTTGAACGTTGGACAAAAGAAAAGTTATCGAAGGCAAAGGGTACTTTCACATACCTTGGTCACAAATACAACAAAGAATTGGAAGACAACAGTACATTATCTCAGAAACTAAGG gtgagggcttcaacaGATCATATACATAATATGTTAGATGGTGTGAAGCGGTACATTGTATGTCTAGAAAACAAGAAATGTAGCTGTGGACAATTCCAACTTGATGAACTTCCATGTGCGCATGCTTTGGCAGCATTAAGGCATAGGAATGAAACATACGAAAACTATTGCTCTCCGTATTACACAAGGAAGAGCCTTATGCTTACCTATGAAATGCCAGTAAATCCTCTTCCTGATGAAGGCAAATGGGAAGTGCCACAACATATTTTGGATGAGGTAGTAAAGCCACCGGCGGGAGATAAAAGGCAGCCAGGGAGACCTCACAAGGAAAGATATAAAACATTTGATGAAATAAAGTCAAAGAAATACAAGGTGTCATGTGGTAATTGTGGAGgtgaagggcataacaaaagaaCTTGCAAGAATGCACCGAAAAAGAAATGA